A stretch of Oreochromis aureus strain Israel breed Guangdong linkage group 11, ZZ_aureus, whole genome shotgun sequence DNA encodes these proteins:
- the LOC116320924 gene encoding cytochrome P450 4B1-like, which produces MKLTKAFAEFQLGWPHMHYVFAVLCLFVVVYKLTILLAKRRETLRNFQAFGGPPPHWLFGHVLEFKQDGTDMDKVVKWGQEYSYVFPIWFGPFVSIINIQHPDYAKTILTSSEPKDDFGYRFIEGWIGNGLLVSEGQKWFRHRRLLTPGFHYDVLKPYVKLMSESAQTMLDKWESYASTNEPFELFKHVSLMTLDSIMKCAFSCYSNCQTEGGTNAYIKAVYDLSFLIDLRLRMFPYHSDLIFHLSPHGFRYRKARQVALSHTEEVIRKRREALREEKELGQIQAKRYLDFLDILLFARDENQQGLSDEDMRAEVDTFMFEGHDTTASGLSFILYCLACNPEHQKICRKEIMEALHDKETMEWEDLSKIPYTTMCIKEALRLYPPVPGIGRKTTKTVTFCDGRTVPAGSVVGIGVFGIHRNASVWENPNVFDPLRFLPENVAKRSPHAFVPFSAGPRNCIGQNFAMNEMKVVTALTLKRYQLIAEPTMKPKIIPRLVLRSLNGIHIKIKPLDTES; this is translated from the exons ATGAAACTAACTAAAGCTTTCGCGGAGTTTCAGCTGGGCTGGCCTCACATGCATTACGTCTTTGCTGTGCTCTGTCTTTTTGTCGTGGTGTATAAATTAACAATTCTACTTGCGAAAAGAAGGGAAACACTGCGAAACTTCCAAGCTTTTGGGGGGCCGCCGCCACACTGGCTGTTTGGACATGTTCTCGAG tttAAACAAGATGGGACAGATATGGACAAAGTAGTGAAATGGGGACAGGAGTATTCATATGTTTTCCCAATCTGGTTTGGCCCCTTTGTCAGTATCATCAATATTCAGCATCCAGATTATGCAAAAACTATCCTGACATCATCAG AGCCAAAAGATGATTTTGGCTACCGGTTTATTGAGGGTTGGATTG GAAATGGGTTGTTGGTGTCAGAAGGTCAGAAGTGGTTCCGTCACAGAAGGCTCTTAACGCCAGGTTTCCattatgatgttttgaaacCATACGTAAAATTGATGTCAGAGTCTGCTCAGACTATGTTG GATAAGTGGGAAAGTTATGCAAGCACAAATGAGCCTTTTGAATTGTTTAAACACGTGAGCCTCATGACACTGGACAGCATTATGAAGTGTGCCTTCAGCTGCTACAGCAACTGTCAGACAGAGGG TGGAACAAATGCATACATCAAAGCAGTGTATGATCTCAGTTTTCTAATTGACCTTCGGCTCAGAATGTTTCCGTACCACAGTGACCTCATTTTCCACCTTAGCCCACATGGTTTCAGATATAGAAAAGCACGTCAGGTGGCCCTCAGTCATACAG AGGAAGTTATAAGAAAGAGGAGAGAAGCACTAAGAGAAGAGAAGGAGCTTGGACAAATACAGGCAAAGAGATATTTGGACTTTCTGGACATCCTTCTCTTTGCAAGA GATGAGAACCAGCAGGGTCTGTCAGATGAAGATATGCGGGCAGAAGTGGACACCTTCATGTTTGAGGGCCATGACACCACAGCCAGTGGCCTGTCTTTCATCCTCTACTGTCTGGCCTGCAACCCAGAACATCAGAAGATTTGCAGGAAGGAGATAATGGAGGCCCTGCATGACAAGGAAACCATGGAGTG GGAGGATCTCAGTAAAATCCCATACACTACCATGTGCATAAAAGAAGCTCTCCGCCTTTACCCCCCTGTACCAGGAATTGGCAGAAAAACCACCAAAACTGTAACCTTTTGTGATGGAAGAACTGTGCCTGCAG GTTCTGTTGTTGGAATAGGTGTATTTGGAATTCACAGGAATGCATCTGTCTGGGAAAACCCTAAT GTCTTTGACCCTCTGCGTTTCCTACCAGAGAACGTTGCCAAGAGATCTCCTCATGCTTTTGTGCCCTTCTCAGCTGGGCCAAG AAACTGCATTGGTCAGAACTTTGCTATGAATGAGATGAAAGTGGTGACAGCTCTGACACTGAAGCGATACCAGCTCATAGCGGAGCCCACTATGAAACCCAAGATCATCCCCCGACTGGTTCTCCGCTCACTCAATGGCATCCACATCAAGATCAAACCTTTAGACACAGAGAGCTAA
- the LOC116320925 gene encoding cytochrome P450 4B1-like — protein sequence MKLTKAFAEFQLGWSHMHYVFAVLCLFVVVYKLTILLAKRRETLRNFQAFWGPPPHWLFGHVLEFKQDGTDMDTVVKWGQEYSYVFPIWFGPFVSIINIQHPDYAKTILTSSEPKDDFAYRFIEGWIGNGLLVSEGQKWFRHRRLLTPGFHYDVLKPYLKLMSESAQTMLDKWESYASTNEPFELFKHVSLMTLDSIMKCAFSCYSNCQTEGGTNAYIKAVYDLSFLIDLRLRMFPYHSDLIFHLSPHGFRYRKARQVALSHTEEVIRKRREALREEKELGQIQAKRYLDFLDILLFARDENQQGLSDEDMRAEVDTFMFEGHDTTACGLSFILYCLACNPEHQKICRKEIMEALHDKETMEWEDLSKIPYTTMCIKEALRLYPPVPGISRKTTKTVTFCDGRTVPAGSVVGISVYGIHRNASVWENPNVFDPLRFLPENIAKRSPHAFVPFSAGPRNCIGQNFAMNEMKVVTALTLKRYQLIAEPTMKPKIIPRLVLRSLNGIHIKIKPLDAES from the exons ATGAAACTAACTAAAGCTTTCGCGGAGTTTCAGCTGGGCTGGTCTCACATGCATTACGTCTTTGCTGTGCTCTGTCTTTTTGTCGTGGTGTATAAATTAACAATTCTACTTGCGAAAAGAAGGGAAACACTGCGAAACTTCCAAGCTTTTTGGGGGCCGCCGCCACACTGGCTGTTTGGACATGTTCTCGAG tttAAACAAGATGGGACAGATATGGACACGGTAGTGAAATGGGGACAAGAGTACTCATATGTTTTCCCAATCTGGTTTGGCCCCTTTGTCAGTATCATCAATATTCAGCATCCAGATTATGCAAAAACTATCCTGACATCATCAG AGCCAAAAGATGATTTTGCCTACCGGTTCATTGAGGGTTGGATTG GAAATGGGTTGTTGGTGTCAGAAGGTCAGAAGTGGTTCCGTCACAGAAGGCTCTTAACGCCAGGTTTCCattatgatgttttgaaacCATACCTAAAATTGATGTCAGAGTCTGCTCAGACGATGCTG GATAAGTGGGAAAGTTATGCAAGCACAAATGAGCCTTTTGAATTGTTTAAACACGTGAGCCTCATGACACTGGACAGCATTATGAAGTGTGCCTTCAGCTGCTACAGCAACTGTCAGACAGAGGG TGGAACAAATGCATACATCAAAGCAGTGTATGACCTCAGTTTTCTAATTGACCTTCGGCTCAGAATGTTTCCGTACCACAGCGACCTCATTTTCCACCTTAGCCCACATGGATTCAGATATAGAAAAGCACGTCAGGTGGCTCTCAGTCATACAG aGGAAGTTATAAGAAAGAGGAGAGAAGCACTAAGAGAAGAGAAGGAGCTTGGACAAATACAGGCAAAGAGATATTTGGACTTTCTGGACATCCTTCTCTTTGCAAGA GATGAGAACCAGCAGGGTCTGTCAGATGAAGATATGCGGGCAGAAGTGGACACCTTCATGTTTGAGGGCCATGACACCACAGCCTGTGGCCTGTCTTTCATCCTCTACTGTCTGGCCTGCAACCCAGAACATCAGAAGATTTGCAGGAAGGAGATAATGGAGGCCCTGCATGACAAGGAAACCATGGAGTG GGAGGATCTCAGTAAAATCCCATACACTACCATGTGCATAAAAGAAGCTCTCCGCCTTTACCCCCCTGTACCAGGAATTTCCAGAAAAACCACCAAAACTGTAACCTTTTGTGATGGGAGAACTGTGCCTGCAG GTTCTGTTGTTGGAATAAGTGTGTATGGAATTCACAGGAATGCATCTGTCTGGGAAAACCCTAAT GTCTTTGACCCTCTGCGTTTCCTACCAGAGAACATTGCCAAGAGATCCCCTCATGCTTTTGTGCCCTTCTCAGCTGGGCCAAG AAACTGCATTGGTCAGAACTTTGCTATGAATGAGATGAAAGTGGTGACAGCTCTGACACTGAAGCGATACCAGCTCATAGCGGAGCCCACTATGAAACCCAAGATCATCCCCCGACTGGTTCTCCGCTCACTCAATGGCATCCACATCAAGATCAAACCTTTAGACGCAGAGAGCTAA
- the LOC116313805 gene encoding uncharacterized protein LOC116313805 isoform X2, with protein sequence MKQKGFIFTFLLVWNFSTFSGNIAAQLNFSLGCQAVIPCHHYSHHLDSFKWLYKKDQSSKQVQLFLQDKSGVQYHQMSNPKLKIGSSRSLVISSFTEDDEGVYWCETCQETCQKSTDIIVKKETWKEVNMTVYIVAGNSFQHTCSSKLDKMKWSFEATTALGKSELRATTDNLTIYIGNVRREDARKYTCWMSNCVGHSIKLVTINLCVVTVYDSKDSSASCAGTCGMKSNNPNRTSTTSVHVHSDGSLKCNIDSVFDGYTTVTMSPTFSTNAFSTTTGFQKEPQDWIPLICGISVSCVILMALFIFCFKSRLHSAFPVQICCCGLNSRVEEESSVVYSSIIIRTPGKRINHMTSSDCVYCEIKV encoded by the exons ATGAAACAGAAAGGcttcattttcacttttttacttGTTTGGAACTTCTCTACTTTCTCAGGAAACA TCGCAGCACAACTTAATTTTTCGCTGGGATGTCAAGCAGTGATACCGTGTCACCATTACAGCCATCATTTAGACTCTTTCAAATGGCTTTACAAGAAGGACCAAAGTAGTAAGCAGGTTCAGTTGTTCTTACAAGATAAGAGTGGAGTGCAATATCATCAAATGTCCAATCCCAAATTGAAAATTGGATCCAGTCGTTCCTTGGTCATCAGTTCTTTTACTGAGGATGATGAAGGTGTGTACTGGTGTGAAACTTGCCAAGAAACATGCCAAAAGTCCACTGACATCATAGTGAAGAAAG AGACGTGGAAAGAAGTCAATATGACAGTTTACATTGTTGCTGGCAACAGTTTTCAGCACACATGTTCAAGTAAACTTGATAAAATGAAATGGAGTTTTGAAGCAACGACTGCTCTCGGGAAATCAGAACTAAGAGCAACAACAGACAATTTGACTATATATATTGGAAATGTCAGAAGAGAAGATGCTAGGAAATATACCTGCTGGATGAGTAACTGTGTCGGACACAGTATTAAGCTAGTCACTATCAATTTGTGTGTAGTCACAG TATATGACAGTAAGGATTCATCTGCATCTTGTGCTGGGACGTGCGGCATGAAATCCAATAATCCAAACAGAACTTCAACTACATCTGTGCATGTACATTCAGACGGGTCCCTAAAGTGCAATATAGATTCAGTGTTTGATGGATACACTACAGTTACTATGAGTCCCACATTTAGCACAAACGCATTTAGCACAACAACAG GTTTTCAAAAAGAGCCTCAAGACTGGATCCCACTTATTTGTGGTATATCAGTATCATGTGTCATTTTAATGGCACTTTTCATTTTTTGCTTCAAATCAAGATTACATTCAG CATTTCCTGTTCAAATTTGTTGCTGTGGCTTGAATAGCAGG GTGGAAGAGGAGTCTTCAGTGGTTTATTCATCAATTATCATCAGGACACCCGGCAAAAGAATTAATCACATGACCTCTAGTGATTGTGTTTATTGTGAAATAAAAgtatag
- the LOC116313805 gene encoding uncharacterized protein LOC116313805 isoform X1: MSSNGTARMLHVGFYFCGDRNFSNMKQKGFIFTFLLVWNFSTFSGNIAAQLNFSLGCQAVIPCHHYSHHLDSFKWLYKKDQSSKQVQLFLQDKSGVQYHQMSNPKLKIGSSRSLVISSFTEDDEGVYWCETCQETCQKSTDIIVKKETWKEVNMTVYIVAGNSFQHTCSSKLDKMKWSFEATTALGKSELRATTDNLTIYIGNVRREDARKYTCWMSNCVGHSIKLVTINLCVVTVYDSKDSSASCAGTCGMKSNNPNRTSTTSVHVHSDGSLKCNIDSVFDGYTTVTMSPTFSTNAFSTTTGFQKEPQDWIPLICGISVSCVILMALFIFCFKSRLHSAFPVQICCCGLNSRVEEESSVVYSSIIIRTPGKRINHMTSSDCVYCEIKV; the protein is encoded by the exons ATGAGCAGTAATGGTACAGCCAGGATGCTTCATGTTGGGTTTTATTTCTGCGGGGACAGGAATTTCTCCAATATGAAACAGAAAGGcttcattttcacttttttacttGTTTGGAACTTCTCTACTTTCTCAGGAAACA TCGCAGCACAACTTAATTTTTCGCTGGGATGTCAAGCAGTGATACCGTGTCACCATTACAGCCATCATTTAGACTCTTTCAAATGGCTTTACAAGAAGGACCAAAGTAGTAAGCAGGTTCAGTTGTTCTTACAAGATAAGAGTGGAGTGCAATATCATCAAATGTCCAATCCCAAATTGAAAATTGGATCCAGTCGTTCCTTGGTCATCAGTTCTTTTACTGAGGATGATGAAGGTGTGTACTGGTGTGAAACTTGCCAAGAAACATGCCAAAAGTCCACTGACATCATAGTGAAGAAAG AGACGTGGAAAGAAGTCAATATGACAGTTTACATTGTTGCTGGCAACAGTTTTCAGCACACATGTTCAAGTAAACTTGATAAAATGAAATGGAGTTTTGAAGCAACGACTGCTCTCGGGAAATCAGAACTAAGAGCAACAACAGACAATTTGACTATATATATTGGAAATGTCAGAAGAGAAGATGCTAGGAAATATACCTGCTGGATGAGTAACTGTGTCGGACACAGTATTAAGCTAGTCACTATCAATTTGTGTGTAGTCACAG TATATGACAGTAAGGATTCATCTGCATCTTGTGCTGGGACGTGCGGCATGAAATCCAATAATCCAAACAGAACTTCAACTACATCTGTGCATGTACATTCAGACGGGTCCCTAAAGTGCAATATAGATTCAGTGTTTGATGGATACACTACAGTTACTATGAGTCCCACATTTAGCACAAACGCATTTAGCACAACAACAG GTTTTCAAAAAGAGCCTCAAGACTGGATCCCACTTATTTGTGGTATATCAGTATCATGTGTCATTTTAATGGCACTTTTCATTTTTTGCTTCAAATCAAGATTACATTCAG CATTTCCTGTTCAAATTTGTTGCTGTGGCTTGAATAGCAGG GTGGAAGAGGAGTCTTCAGTGGTTTATTCATCAATTATCATCAGGACACCCGGCAAAAGAATTAATCACATGACCTCTAGTGATTGTGTTTATTGTGAAATAAAAgtatag